In one window of Rathayibacter caricis DSM 15933 DNA:
- a CDS encoding MFS transporter: protein MLPHDLAVRSTEPATAASERRTRYRWTIVGFSALGLTIAYLDRAALSVALPFMAEEFAIGPAVQGLLLSSFFWTYALFQLPSGWLLDRFGPRVIYPLAVGWWSVWTTLTAFATGVGSVIVFRLGLGIGEAPVQPANITIVSKWFPRRERAFASSLFDMGQQIGTALSVPLVTALALLGGWRLAFVVIGVAGLLWIVGWLTVYRAPEKHPRVNAAELAHIVSDRGEASTGDGAGRPWRALLRDNQVWALTLGYVFRSLAGAFFLTWYPSYLLNDRGLTKEEFGLVGALPALIAIAAGIAGGVVSDRMLAAGLSTNVARKVPILAGLVLSACIGFSPFLESNVLVMVVLTASSAAHSFAGAAILSLPAEVAASPDTVGSVAGFQNFGSQLGNLISPIAIGVALAATGGSYVGPLVFAAASCLVSAAIYGFWVRIRPLVPNPAPTTDGRIPR, encoded by the coding sequence TTGCTTCCCCACGACCTCGCCGTCCGCTCGACGGAGCCGGCCACCGCCGCCTCCGAGCGCAGGACCCGCTACCGCTGGACCATCGTCGGATTCTCGGCGCTCGGACTCACCATCGCCTACCTCGACCGGGCCGCTCTCAGCGTCGCCCTCCCGTTCATGGCCGAGGAGTTCGCCATCGGCCCGGCGGTCCAGGGCCTGCTCCTCTCGTCGTTCTTCTGGACGTACGCGCTGTTCCAGCTGCCGTCGGGGTGGCTGCTCGACCGCTTCGGACCCCGGGTGATCTACCCGCTCGCGGTCGGCTGGTGGTCGGTCTGGACCACCCTGACCGCCTTCGCGACCGGTGTCGGGTCGGTGATCGTGTTCCGCCTCGGGCTGGGCATCGGCGAGGCGCCCGTGCAGCCGGCGAACATCACGATCGTGTCGAAGTGGTTCCCGCGGCGCGAGCGGGCCTTCGCGTCGAGCCTGTTCGACATGGGCCAGCAGATCGGCACGGCGCTCTCGGTGCCCCTGGTCACCGCCCTCGCGCTGCTCGGCGGCTGGCGGCTCGCCTTCGTGGTCATCGGAGTCGCGGGACTGCTCTGGATCGTCGGCTGGCTGACCGTGTACCGGGCCCCCGAGAAGCACCCGCGCGTGAACGCGGCGGAGCTCGCGCACATCGTCTCCGATCGCGGGGAGGCGTCGACCGGCGACGGAGCGGGCCGACCGTGGCGGGCGCTGCTGCGCGACAACCAGGTCTGGGCGCTGACCCTCGGCTACGTCTTCCGCTCGCTGGCCGGTGCGTTCTTCCTCACCTGGTACCCCAGCTACCTCCTGAACGACCGCGGTCTGACGAAGGAGGAGTTCGGCCTGGTGGGAGCGCTGCCCGCGCTGATCGCCATCGCCGCAGGCATCGCGGGCGGCGTCGTGTCCGACCGGATGCTCGCCGCCGGACTGTCGACGAACGTCGCCCGCAAGGTACCGATCCTCGCGGGGCTCGTGCTGAGCGCCTGCATCGGATTCAGCCCGTTCCTCGAGAGCAACGTGCTCGTGATGGTGGTGCTCACCGCGTCCAGCGCCGCGCACTCGTTCGCGGGTGCGGCGATCCTCAGCCTGCCCGCCGAGGTGGCCGCATCGCCCGACACCGTCGGCTCCGTCGCCGGCTTCCAGAACTTCGGATCCCAGCTCGGCAATCTCATCAGCCCGATCGCGATCGGAGTCGCCCTGGCGGCGACGGGCGGCTCCTACGTCGGGCCGCTCGTGTTCGCGGCGGCGAGCTGCCTCGTGAGCGCGGCGATCTACGGGTTCTGGGTGCGCATCCGGCCGCTCGTCCCGAACCCCGCCCCCACCACCGACGGAAGGATCCCGCGATGA
- a CDS encoding GntR family transcriptional regulator yields MNTAPKQSPQAPLSRTAFVAQELRRAILAGELSAGQALVEADLASTFAMSKTPVREALKTLAGAGLVTMNEYRGASVRVVDAALARQVFDMRLLLEPAAVERAVEAGFDTAPARAALTRAQEADGAGERSLENRDFHRLLYSACGNPLLIATLDGLRDQTALITVTAWRNSISWRHEAGEHLAMLEAAERGDADEARRLVESHVDSFATRALAQLEVQS; encoded by the coding sequence ATGAACACCGCACCGAAGCAGTCGCCTCAGGCACCGCTCTCCCGCACGGCCTTCGTCGCGCAGGAGCTGCGCCGCGCGATCCTCGCCGGGGAGCTGTCCGCAGGGCAGGCCCTCGTCGAAGCCGATCTGGCCTCGACCTTCGCCATGTCGAAGACACCGGTCAGAGAGGCCCTGAAGACCCTCGCCGGGGCCGGGCTCGTGACGATGAACGAGTACCGCGGCGCCTCCGTCCGCGTCGTCGACGCCGCGCTCGCGCGCCAGGTGTTCGACATGCGCCTGCTCCTCGAGCCCGCGGCGGTCGAGCGGGCGGTCGAGGCGGGCTTCGACACCGCTCCCGCTCGCGCGGCGCTCACCCGCGCCCAGGAGGCGGACGGCGCGGGGGAGCGCAGCCTCGAGAACCGCGACTTCCACCGGCTCCTCTACAGCGCCTGCGGCAATCCGCTGCTCATCGCGACCCTCGACGGTCTGCGCGACCAGACCGCGCTGATCACCGTCACCGCGTGGCGCAACTCCATCTCGTGGCGGCACGAGGCGGGCGAGCACCTCGCGATGCTCGAGGCGGCGGAGCGGGGCGACGCCGACGAGGCGCGCCGGCTCGTCGAGTCGCACGTCGACAGCTTCGCGACGCGTGCCCTCGCCCAGCTGGAGGTGCAGTCGTGA
- a CDS encoding aldehyde dehydrogenase family protein, which yields MSTAPTTIDDRTRLRPGDDDSAAVARAVATAVAASERLARMPRADRARLLERIADGLEERRPDIVRTADEETALGAGRLNGELTRTVYQLRFFADVVRDGAHLEAIIDHEGDTPMGPRPDLRRMLVPLGPVAVYAASNFPLAFSVAGGDTAAALAAGCAVVVKAHPAHRRTSELVHSVLTATAEDAVGLVHGFEAGLDLVRAPEIRAASFTGSLAGGRALADLAAARPAPIPFYGELGSVNPMLVTPAAAQARAESIGEGLAASVALGGGQFCTKPGVVLVPAGPAGDALVDRLRDSLAAVEPHPALTPGMAASYAEGVRERASERGAELLLRTPAPEGSTGPALLEVPGGDLPPLLREECFGPVAVVSRYRDDAHAAAIARTLPGTLTASLFVADGDDGVPLARAALSASAGRILYNGFPTGVAVAWAQNHGGPWPSTDSTHTSVGATSVRRFLRPVAWQNAPTSELPVELRDGESDIPRRVDGVLVLGTRAAVPASRT from the coding sequence ATGAGCACTGCACCGACCACGATCGACGACCGCACGCGACTGCGGCCCGGCGACGACGACAGCGCAGCGGTCGCCCGGGCGGTCGCCACGGCCGTCGCGGCGAGCGAGCGGCTCGCTCGGATGCCGCGCGCGGACCGGGCGCGGCTCCTGGAGCGGATCGCCGACGGCCTCGAGGAGCGGCGCCCCGACATCGTGCGCACCGCCGATGAGGAGACCGCCCTGGGGGCGGGACGCCTGAACGGCGAGCTGACCCGCACCGTCTACCAGCTCCGCTTCTTCGCGGACGTCGTGCGGGACGGAGCGCACCTCGAGGCGATCATCGACCACGAGGGCGACACCCCGATGGGTCCCCGACCCGACCTGCGGAGGATGCTCGTCCCCCTCGGTCCGGTGGCGGTCTACGCGGCGAGCAACTTCCCGCTCGCGTTCTCGGTCGCCGGAGGGGACACCGCCGCGGCGCTCGCGGCGGGCTGCGCGGTCGTCGTGAAGGCGCATCCCGCTCACCGCCGCACGAGCGAGCTCGTGCACTCGGTCCTCACGGCGACGGCGGAGGACGCCGTCGGACTCGTCCACGGATTCGAGGCGGGTCTCGACCTCGTCCGGGCGCCGGAGATCCGCGCCGCGAGCTTCACGGGCTCTCTCGCCGGCGGTCGCGCGCTCGCCGATCTCGCCGCGGCGCGACCGGCTCCGATCCCGTTCTACGGAGAGCTCGGCAGCGTGAATCCGATGCTCGTGACGCCCGCGGCGGCGCAGGCCCGGGCGGAATCGATCGGGGAGGGGCTCGCCGCCTCCGTCGCCCTCGGTGGGGGCCAGTTCTGCACGAAGCCCGGGGTCGTGCTGGTCCCGGCCGGTCCGGCGGGCGATGCGCTCGTCGACCGGCTCCGGGACTCGCTCGCCGCCGTCGAGCCGCACCCCGCGCTGACGCCGGGGATGGCGGCGTCGTACGCGGAGGGCGTTCGCGAGCGAGCGTCCGAGCGAGGCGCGGAGCTGCTCCTGCGCACACCCGCGCCGGAGGGGTCGACCGGCCCCGCCCTGCTCGAGGTCCCGGGCGGCGACCTCCCGCCCCTGCTGCGCGAGGAGTGCTTCGGTCCGGTGGCCGTCGTCTCGCGCTACCGCGACGACGCGCACGCCGCGGCGATCGCGCGCACCCTGCCCGGAACGCTGACGGCGTCGCTGTTCGTCGCGGACGGCGACGACGGCGTCCCGCTCGCCCGCGCCGCGCTCTCGGCGAGTGCCGGCCGGATCCTCTACAACGGCTTCCCGACCGGGGTCGCCGTGGCCTGGGCGCAGAACCACGGGGGCCCCTGGCCCTCGACCGACTCCACGCACACGTCCGTCGGAGCGACCTCGGTGCGCCGCTTCCTCCGGCCGGTCGCCTGGCAGAACGCCCCGACCAGCGAGCTGCCGGTGGAGCTGCGCGACGGCGAGTCGGACATCCCGCGCCGCGTCGACGGCGTCCTGGTGCTGGGGACGAGGGCGGCGGTTCCTGCGAGCCGGACGTGA
- a CDS encoding TetR-like C-terminal domain-containing protein: MPTPDRTTHDAIVAAAAALLEEEGLAGVTMQAVAQRVGVRAPSLYKRVESREALIRSVAEATLRDYAQRLGAEDDPARIAAELRRSGHERPAAFQLVMTPAAGTPVAAQEYRVAASASLLRAAEELAGAEHALEAARTLTAWATGFISMEINGAFTLGGDVDDAWEFGLENLLAALGRGRT, translated from the coding sequence ATGCCCACTCCGGACCGCACCACCCACGACGCGATCGTCGCCGCCGCCGCCGCGCTGCTCGAGGAGGAGGGACTCGCTGGCGTCACCATGCAGGCCGTCGCCCAGCGGGTGGGCGTGCGCGCCCCCTCCCTCTACAAGCGCGTCGAGAGCCGCGAGGCGCTGATCCGCTCGGTGGCCGAGGCGACCCTGCGCGACTACGCCCAGCGGCTCGGCGCCGAGGACGACCCCGCGCGCATCGCGGCCGAGCTCCGCCGCTCCGGCCACGAGCGGCCCGCCGCGTTCCAGCTCGTGATGACCCCGGCGGCCGGGACGCCCGTGGCGGCGCAGGAGTACCGGGTCGCGGCGAGCGCCTCCCTCCTCCGGGCGGCCGAGGAGCTCGCCGGCGCCGAGCACGCGCTCGAGGCCGCCCGGACCCTCACGGCCTGGGCGACGGGCTTCATCAGCATGGAGATCAACGGCGCGTTCACCCTCGGCGGCGATGTGGACGACGCGTGGGAGTTCGGTCTCGAGAACCTGCTGGCCGCGCTCGGGCGCGGCAGGACCTGA
- a CDS encoding ABC transporter substrate-binding protein encodes MMRLSPRPRPCVLAGLALLPILALTACAGGASTGATGSPDDPIVLELWDTDTRPERTANLEKLISMFEAENPGITVDYLGLPTDSYMQKIGTALATDSTPDLLTPKASDLSALVAQGALAPLDDRFEEGGWADRIDETMVASTKAASPDGALYLAPATSLADTVYFRKDWFEEAGLDTPETWDDFFEAAQTLTDAGSGRFGYTLRGGTGFFSQFVEMVYPQAGVSTFFDEDGVSTLDDPAVVDAAQKYVDLYRATTAESDLTADFKTMVAQFGAGSTAMLSHSIGSYPTLVAAVGADAIGAAVPFPAEDGTQVLTGRMTTGFAMFQASEHQEAAWKFLEFTMSEEGNGFWAQASGYIPGNTAVAEQDWVAENPAIAAAAAASASPDSVVLDQPFYLPEFTSITASDMQPDWQLVLQGKLPVEDFLGTWADALTEAQQRYDAATD; translated from the coding sequence ATGATGCGTCTGTCTCCCCGGCCCCGACCCTGCGTTCTCGCGGGCCTCGCGCTGCTCCCGATCCTCGCCCTCACCGCCTGCGCGGGAGGAGCCTCCACCGGCGCGACCGGTTCCCCCGACGACCCGATCGTCCTCGAGCTCTGGGACACCGACACCCGCCCCGAGCGGACGGCGAACCTCGAGAAGCTCATCTCGATGTTCGAGGCCGAGAACCCGGGCATCACCGTCGACTACCTCGGCCTGCCGACCGACTCGTACATGCAGAAGATCGGCACCGCCCTCGCGACCGACTCGACGCCGGATCTGCTCACGCCCAAGGCGTCCGACCTGTCCGCCCTGGTCGCACAGGGCGCCCTCGCGCCGCTCGACGACCGCTTCGAGGAGGGCGGATGGGCGGACCGCATCGACGAGACCATGGTCGCGTCGACGAAGGCTGCGTCACCCGACGGCGCCCTGTACCTCGCTCCCGCCACGAGCCTCGCCGACACCGTCTACTTCCGGAAGGACTGGTTCGAGGAGGCGGGGCTGGACACCCCCGAGACCTGGGACGACTTCTTCGAGGCGGCGCAGACCCTGACCGACGCCGGCTCGGGCCGGTTCGGCTACACGCTGCGCGGCGGCACCGGGTTCTTCTCGCAGTTCGTCGAGATGGTCTACCCGCAGGCCGGGGTGTCGACCTTCTTCGACGAGGACGGCGTGTCCACGCTCGACGACCCGGCCGTGGTCGACGCGGCGCAGAAGTACGTCGACCTCTATCGCGCGACGACCGCCGAGAGCGACCTCACCGCCGACTTCAAGACGATGGTGGCCCAGTTCGGCGCGGGGAGCACGGCGATGCTCAGCCACAGCATCGGCTCCTACCCGACCCTCGTCGCCGCCGTCGGAGCCGACGCGATCGGCGCCGCCGTCCCGTTCCCCGCGGAGGACGGCACGCAGGTCCTGACCGGGCGCATGACGACCGGCTTCGCGATGTTCCAGGCCAGCGAGCACCAGGAGGCGGCCTGGAAGTTCCTCGAGTTCACGATGAGCGAGGAGGGCAACGGGTTCTGGGCGCAGGCCTCCGGCTACATCCCGGGCAACACGGCCGTCGCCGAGCAGGACTGGGTCGCCGAGAACCCGGCCATCGCGGCCGCCGCCGCGGCGAGCGCCTCCCCCGACTCGGTGGTCCTCGACCAGCCGTTCTACCTCCCGGAGTTCACCTCCATCACCGCCTCCGACATGCAGCCGGACTGGCAGCTCGTGCTCCAGGGCAAGCTCCCCGTCGAGGACTTCCTCGGCACCTGGGCCGACGCGCTCACCGAGGCCCAGCAGCGCTATGACGCGGCCACCGACTAG
- a CDS encoding DoxX family protein gives MSRVSALSVARTGAKLLLGSALVFAGVSHLTRAREEFQAQVPEWVPLDKDTVVLASGVVEIGLGAALVLSRRTAPLVGNAAAAFFTAIFPGNVSQYLTKTSAFGLDTDRKRAVRLLFQPVLVAWALWSTRRP, from the coding sequence ATGTCACGCGTCTCCGCCCTGTCCGTCGCCCGCACCGGGGCCAAGCTGCTGCTCGGCTCCGCCCTCGTCTTCGCCGGGGTGAGCCACCTCACCCGCGCGCGCGAGGAGTTCCAGGCGCAGGTGCCGGAGTGGGTGCCGCTGGACAAGGACACGGTCGTGCTGGCGTCGGGAGTCGTCGAGATCGGCCTGGGAGCGGCACTCGTCCTCTCTCGCCGCACCGCGCCGCTCGTGGGGAACGCGGCCGCCGCCTTCTTCACTGCGATCTTCCCGGGCAACGTCTCGCAGTACCTCACGAAGACCAGCGCGTTCGGCCTCGACACCGACCGCAAGCGCGCGGTGCGGCTGCTCTTCCAGCCGGTGCTGGTGGCCTGGGCGCTGTGGTCGACGCGGCGTCCGTGA
- a CDS encoding dihydrodipicolinate synthase family protein yields the protein MSALDAGLLAARASLSDVVAIPVTPFRDGVLALDVYAALLERLLDAGVRVLTPNGNTSEFYALRPEERRELLAVTGELARGRAAVLAGVGLDVATAVADARLAAEHGATMAMIHQPVHPYVSRAGWIGYHAEIAAAVPGLGIVLYVKSTTVDGGMIRELGERACSVIGVKYAVPDPVHFAKVRREAGAERFTWIAGLAEPYALSYAAHGATGFTSGLVTVNPHLSLDLRDALRRGDLEAARTMVDSIAAFEELRAANTNADNVSVIKEALEQLGLASAEVRAPSSPLTPAGREAVSGILAEWALERSLLAPGARALATT from the coding sequence GTGAGCGCGCTCGACGCCGGGCTGCTCGCCGCACGGGCGAGCCTCTCGGACGTCGTCGCGATCCCCGTCACGCCGTTCCGCGACGGGGTCCTGGCGCTCGACGTCTACGCCGCACTCCTCGAGCGGCTGCTCGACGCGGGAGTGCGCGTCCTCACCCCCAACGGCAACACCAGCGAGTTCTACGCCCTCCGGCCCGAGGAGCGGCGCGAGCTGCTGGCCGTCACCGGCGAGCTCGCCCGAGGCCGCGCGGCGGTCCTCGCCGGAGTGGGCCTCGATGTCGCGACCGCCGTCGCCGACGCGCGGCTCGCCGCGGAGCACGGGGCGACGATGGCGATGATCCACCAGCCCGTCCATCCCTACGTCTCGCGCGCCGGCTGGATCGGCTACCACGCCGAGATCGCGGCGGCGGTGCCCGGTCTCGGGATCGTCCTCTACGTGAAGAGCACGACCGTGGACGGCGGGATGATCCGCGAGCTCGGCGAGCGGGCCTGCAGCGTCATCGGCGTGAAGTACGCCGTGCCCGATCCGGTGCACTTCGCGAAGGTGCGGCGGGAGGCGGGAGCCGAGCGCTTCACCTGGATCGCCGGTCTCGCCGAGCCGTACGCCCTGTCCTACGCTGCGCACGGGGCGACCGGCTTCACCTCGGGGCTCGTCACCGTGAACCCCCACCTGTCGCTCGACCTGCGCGACGCCCTGCGACGCGGCGACCTGGAGGCCGCTCGCACGATGGTCGACAGCATCGCCGCCTTCGAGGAGCTGCGCGCCGCGAACACCAACGCCGACAACGTCAGCGTCATCAAGGAGGCGCTCGAGCAGCTCGGCCTCGCCTCGGCCGAGGTGCGCGCCCCCAGCTCGCCCCTGACTCCGGCCGGCCGGGAGGCCGTGAGCGGGATCCTCGCCGAGTGGGCGCTCGAGCGCTCGCTCCTCGCCCCCGGCGCGCGCGCCCTCGCCACGACCTGA
- a CDS encoding carbohydrate ABC transporter permease, producing MTTTLERPLAPAIPVEERAHQRKASRRRIGERLLLGGPLAVALVFTLVPFYWMLLFAFRPAGSTSLLPWPLTVDNFVTVWNGSGFGIYFVNSLSVGVASLVVSTLIGLLGGYGLARFQFRGKSAFLLVMLCTQFIPGAMMLIPLFEVFNGLGLTDSLWSLIISDTVFHLPLSLVLMSGFIRNVPIDLEEAAWVDGCGRVRAFCLIVLPLLRPGIVAVGSFAFISAWNNFLFAIMFLSSQDQFTIPVGLSYLLGEFGTDFGALAAGGVIAVVPVVVLFAYVQKFLVQGLSAGAVKG from the coding sequence ATGACCACGACACTCGAACGCCCCCTCGCCCCCGCGATCCCCGTCGAGGAGCGGGCGCACCAGCGGAAGGCGAGCCGCCGCCGGATCGGCGAGCGGCTCCTGCTCGGCGGTCCGCTCGCCGTGGCCCTCGTCTTCACGCTCGTGCCGTTCTACTGGATGCTGCTCTTCGCCTTCCGCCCGGCCGGATCGACGTCGCTGCTCCCGTGGCCGCTGACCGTCGACAACTTCGTGACGGTGTGGAACGGCTCCGGCTTCGGGATCTACTTCGTCAACAGCCTCTCGGTCGGAGTGGCCAGCCTCGTCGTCTCCACCCTCATCGGGCTCCTGGGCGGCTACGGTCTGGCGCGGTTCCAGTTCCGCGGCAAGTCGGCCTTCCTGCTGGTGATGCTCTGCACCCAGTTCATCCCCGGGGCGATGATGCTCATCCCCCTGTTCGAGGTCTTCAACGGCCTCGGGCTGACGGACTCGCTCTGGAGCCTGATCATCTCGGACACGGTGTTCCACCTGCCGCTCTCGCTGGTCCTGATGTCCGGCTTCATCCGGAACGTGCCGATCGACCTGGAGGAGGCGGCCTGGGTCGACGGCTGCGGACGCGTCCGGGCGTTCTGCCTGATCGTCCTGCCGCTGCTGCGGCCGGGCATCGTCGCGGTCGGGTCGTTCGCCTTCATCAGCGCGTGGAACAACTTCCTCTTCGCGATCATGTTCCTCTCGAGCCAGGACCAGTTCACGATCCCCGTGGGTCTGAGCTACCTCTTGGGCGAGTTCGGGACCGACTTCGGCGCTCTCGCCGCCGGCGGGGTGATCGCTGTGGTCCCCGTGGTCGTCCTGTTCGCCTACGTGCAGAAGTTCCTCGTGCAGGGGCTGAGCGCGGGAGCGGTCAAGGGCTGA
- a CDS encoding carbohydrate ABC transporter permease yields the protein MTTSSPPVPRRSAARPTAPRRRRSTAWYPYALISPAVALVVVFLLYPVLSVFYYSLQNYNVTLPIYNGFAGLDNFVAISQDPLFWRSIWFTVRWVVVEVGLQFVFGLALALLINQSFRGRAIVRALVFSPWAVAGILTTTIWLLIYNPSTGVGRYLADLGIGSYGTSLLANEDTTFWAVVLAELWKGAPFFAILILADLQSVNLDLYESAEVDGAGRIRKFVSITWPHIRQAVILATLLRAIWEFNNVDLLYTLTGGGPASSTTTLPLYVAQTAIHDRDFGYGSALTVVAFVILAVFTVAYLRVSKFGRDQS from the coding sequence ATGACGACCTCCTCCCCGCCCGTCCCCCGACGGTCCGCCGCTCGACCCACCGCCCCCCGACGGCGGCGCTCGACGGCCTGGTACCCCTACGCGCTCATCTCCCCCGCCGTCGCCCTGGTCGTGGTGTTCCTCCTCTACCCGGTGCTCAGCGTCTTCTACTACAGCCTGCAGAACTACAACGTGACGCTGCCGATCTACAACGGCTTCGCGGGGCTCGACAACTTCGTCGCCATCTCGCAGGACCCGCTCTTCTGGCGCAGCATCTGGTTCACCGTGCGCTGGGTGGTCGTCGAGGTGGGCCTCCAGTTCGTGTTCGGCCTCGCCCTCGCCCTGCTCATCAACCAGAGCTTCCGCGGACGCGCGATCGTGCGGGCGCTGGTCTTCTCGCCCTGGGCGGTCGCCGGCATCCTCACCACCACGATCTGGCTGCTGATCTACAACCCGTCCACGGGCGTCGGCCGCTACCTCGCCGACCTCGGCATCGGGAGCTACGGCACGTCCCTCCTCGCGAACGAGGACACCACCTTCTGGGCCGTCGTGCTCGCGGAGCTGTGGAAGGGCGCGCCCTTCTTCGCGATCCTGATCCTGGCCGATCTGCAGTCGGTCAACCTCGATCTCTACGAGTCGGCCGAGGTCGACGGCGCCGGCCGGATCCGCAAGTTCGTCTCGATCACCTGGCCGCACATCCGGCAGGCGGTGATCCTGGCCACCCTGCTGCGCGCCATCTGGGAGTTCAACAACGTCGACCTCCTCTACACCCTGACCGGAGGCGGGCCCGCGAGCTCCACGACCACGCTCCCGCTCTACGTCGCCCAGACCGCGATCCACGACCGCGACTTCGGCTACGGATCCGCGCTCACGGTGGTCGCCTTCGTCATCCTGGCGGTCTTCACCGTCGCCTACCTCAGAGTCAGCAAGTTCGGACGGGACCAGTCATGA
- a CDS encoding mandelate racemase/muconate lactonizing enzyme family protein, producing MTRIDRIRTYLQRVGDRPRVLVRITTDDGLDGWSEVYNHGPDLAFPPMIEYFAHQLRGWDANRTSAVNQFLLQSSRFPPGAMGLAAIAAIDHALWDIAGKAAGLPVYKLLGGAVRDRVRVYAGLYSAPDPAELLDRTQRLHAENGFTAFKLSPYRVDLHSTRFGLVAAELGRYFGEVRESHPDHWEFAFDAHACLWEPRQAVELGAALAPNEPLFLEEPIRPEHLPAWSRLRSEIAVPLATGESLYTPHEFLGLLTAQGADIVQPDICVVGGLTQMIRIAHLAEAHYVPVAPHNPLGPLATAANLHFAAATVNFSILEFKPDPVSWCREPYEPVDGHLELRPDRPGWGIEIDEDALRTDDWIRWDRRVPVKPDGSTAWM from the coding sequence ATGACCCGCATCGACCGCATCCGCACGTATCTGCAGCGGGTGGGGGACCGGCCGCGCGTCCTCGTCAGGATCACCACCGACGACGGGCTGGACGGGTGGTCGGAGGTCTACAACCACGGCCCCGACCTCGCGTTCCCGCCGATGATCGAGTACTTCGCGCACCAGTTGCGCGGCTGGGACGCCAACCGGACCTCGGCCGTGAACCAGTTCCTCCTCCAGTCCTCCCGCTTCCCGCCGGGAGCGATGGGACTCGCCGCCATCGCCGCCATCGACCACGCGCTGTGGGACATCGCGGGGAAGGCTGCCGGTCTCCCCGTCTACAAGCTGCTGGGAGGAGCGGTGCGCGACCGGGTCCGCGTCTACGCGGGGCTGTACTCCGCCCCGGACCCCGCCGAGCTCCTCGACCGCACGCAGCGCCTCCATGCCGAGAACGGCTTCACCGCCTTCAAGCTCAGTCCCTACCGCGTCGACCTGCACTCGACGCGGTTCGGGCTGGTCGCAGCCGAACTGGGCCGCTACTTCGGCGAGGTCAGGGAGAGCCATCCGGACCACTGGGAGTTCGCCTTCGACGCCCACGCCTGCCTGTGGGAGCCGCGGCAGGCGGTGGAGCTGGGAGCCGCGCTGGCGCCGAACGAGCCGCTCTTCCTCGAGGAGCCGATCCGTCCCGAGCACCTGCCGGCCTGGAGCCGGCTGCGCTCCGAGATCGCCGTGCCGCTCGCCACGGGCGAGTCGCTCTACACGCCGCACGAGTTCCTGGGTCTGCTCACCGCTCAGGGCGCCGACATCGTGCAGCCGGACATCTGCGTGGTGGGAGGGCTGACCCAGATGATCCGGATCGCCCACCTCGCCGAGGCGCACTACGTGCCCGTCGCGCCGCACAACCCGCTCGGCCCGCTCGCCACCGCCGCGAACCTCCACTTCGCGGCGGCGACCGTGAACTTCTCGATCCTGGAGTTCAAGCCCGACCCCGTGTCGTGGTGCCGGGAACCGTACGAGCCGGTCGACGGCCACCTCGAGCTCCGGCCGGACCGGCCCGGCTGGGGGATCGAGATCGACGAGGACGCCCTGCGCACGGACGACTGGATCCGCTGGGACCGCCGAGTACCCGTCAAGCCCGACGGCTCGACGGCGTGGATGTGA
- a CDS encoding MBL fold metallo-hydrolase, whose translation MELTPSLHRLGSDVVASYLVATPEGVTLIDAGLPGHWSDLLAALAALGRPIEDVKGVVLTHGDSDHIGFAERLRREHGVPVFVHAADAERAKGGKKPANGKQSMRLGAMAGFLAYFARKGGLRVPPLTEVVEVADGDVLELPGSPRIIGLPGHSAGSVAVHVPAVDAVFVGDGLTTRHVLTGRSGPQPAPFTDDPEQALASLRLLLPTGAAWVLPGHGAPWRDGVAAAVEAAEAAARS comes from the coding sequence ATGGAACTCACCCCCTCGCTCCACCGCCTCGGCTCCGACGTCGTCGCCTCCTACCTGGTCGCGACCCCCGAGGGCGTCACCCTGATCGACGCCGGGCTCCCCGGCCACTGGTCCGATCTGCTCGCCGCGCTCGCGGCGCTCGGCCGTCCGATCGAGGACGTGAAGGGCGTCGTCCTCACCCACGGCGACTCCGACCACATCGGCTTCGCCGAGCGCCTGCGCCGCGAGCACGGGGTGCCCGTCTTCGTGCACGCCGCCGACGCCGAGCGGGCGAAGGGCGGGAAGAAGCCCGCGAACGGGAAGCAGTCGATGCGGCTCGGCGCCATGGCGGGGTTCCTCGCCTACTTCGCGCGCAAGGGCGGACTCCGCGTCCCTCCGCTGACCGAGGTGGTCGAGGTCGCCGACGGCGACGTGCTCGAGCTGCCCGGGTCGCCGCGCATCATCGGCCTGCCCGGCCACTCCGCGGGCAGCGTCGCCGTGCACGTGCCGGCGGTCGACGCCGTCTTCGTGGGCGACGGCCTGACGACGCGGCACGTGCTCACCGGCCGCTCGGGCCCGCAGCCCGCCCCGTTCACCGACGATCCGGAGCAGGCGCTCGCGTCGCTCCGCCTCCTCCTGCCGACCGGGGCCGCGTGGGTGCTGCCCGGGCACGGGGCTCCGTGGCGAGACGGGGTCGCGGCGGCGGTCGAGGCCGCCGAGGCGGCCGCTCGGAGCTGA